TGTGGCTGAGCGCCAGTTCACCCGGTGGTAGGTGCCGCTGACGGCGAACATCGCCACGATCGTGAAGGTGTAGAGCAGCGTCGCCAGACCGGCGCGCGTCGATTCGAGCGACCACGACACCGAAACCAGTGCGGCGCCTGCGATGAACGCCACAATGGCGGAGTAGACGTGAATCCAGCCGCGGGCGCGTGGCTTGCCGAGGAATTCGGCCACCCCGTCGACGACGGCCTGTGGGAAGTCTTCTGCGAGGTCGATCTGCGTGATCTCTCGCTTACCGCTCGTGGGGGCACTCATTGGCTGATCTCCGTGGTCCGCTGGTACTGCCCGGATCGTTCGAGGTTCACCCCGCATGACAGTAGTCTCAATTGTTGTGGACATCATTCCCCCGCGTCTCAAAGAGCCCGTTTATCGGCTCTATGAAATGCGGCTGCGCCACGACCTGAAGCGATCTCGCTCACAACTGCCTCGCCACATCGCCGTGCTGTGCGACGGAAACCGGCGCTGGGCACGGGATGCGGGGTACGACGACGTCAGCGTCGGCTACCGGATGGGCGCGGCGAAGATCGCCGAGATGCTGCGTTGGTGTCAGGCCGCGGGCATCGAGATGACCACCGTGTACCTGCTGTCGACCGAGAATCTGCGCCGCGATCCCGAGGAGTTGGCGGCGCTGATCGAGATCATCACCGAGGTGGTCGAGGAGATCTGCGCGCCGGCCAACCATTGGAGCGTGCGCACCGTCGGAGACCTCGAACTGCTGGGCGACGAGACGGCCCGCAGGCTGCGGCACGCGGTCGAGTCCACACCGTCGGAGGATTCCGCCGGGGCCTTCCACGTCAACGTCGCGGTCGGCTACGGCGGCCGCCAGGAGATCGTCGACGCCGTGCGCGCGCTGCTGTCCAAGGAGCTGGCCAACGGCGCGACGGCCGAGCAGTTGATCGACGCGGTCTCGGTCGAGGGGATCTCGGAGAACCTCTACACGTCGGGCCAACCCGATCCCGATCTGGTGATCCGGACGTCGGGCGAGCAGCGGCTCTCGGGGTTCCTGCTGTGGCAGAGCGCGTACTCGGAGATGTGGTTCACCGAGGCGCACTGGCCCGAGTTCCGGCGGGTGGACTTCCTGCGCGCCCTGCGCGACTACAGCGCACGACATCGACGGTTCGGGATCTGAGCCCATGGCTGCGCTCTCGGCGGTGGTGTTCACGCTGAGCTGGTGGCTCGGCCTCTACCTCCTGGCGCGCAATCCGCGGAAACCCGTGCTGGTGCTCGCCGCGGCGGGGTTGTGCAGCTTCGCGCTCGTCGTTGCCCTCGACGCGATCCGGTTGACCTCGGACCACCACGCCGAACTCCTGGGCCGCATCGAGATCCACCTTGTGGCGCTGCCGGGAATCGCGTGGTCCGCGGTGCTTCTCGAACTGGCGCGCTCCGGTGAGCGCTGGCGCAGCCGGATCGGGCAGGGCGCGGCGCTCGCGGTGATCGCGGTGGCGGCGCTGGTCGGTGCGACCTGGGCCGGCGGGGTCGAGGGGCCGCTGCGGTCCGGGCACTGGTTGATGTTCATTTCGATCTCGACCGCCGCGCTGGCGGCCATGGTCGTCGCGGTTCGGAACAGGCCGCGCCCGGGTTCGGTGGTGGGCGTCGTCGTCGTCGCGACGCTGTTCTTCGCTTTGGCGAACGCGATCCTGGTGATTCCGCTGGGCCTTGTGCCCAGTTGGCTCGCGCTGGCGTCCACCGGGTTCGACGTGCTGCTGCTCGGCGTCGCGGTGGCCGTCTGGGACGCCTTCGACGAGGGGCAGGCGCTGCGCGCTGACATGCTGCGCTCGTTCGTGGGCACGATCCTGGTGGCCGCACTCTTCGGC
The DNA window shown above is from Mycolicibacterium confluentis and carries:
- a CDS encoding (2Z,6E)-farnesyl diphosphate synthase produces the protein MDIIPPRLKEPVYRLYEMRLRHDLKRSRSQLPRHIAVLCDGNRRWARDAGYDDVSVGYRMGAAKIAEMLRWCQAAGIEMTTVYLLSTENLRRDPEELAALIEIITEVVEEICAPANHWSVRTVGDLELLGDETARRLRHAVESTPSEDSAGAFHVNVAVGYGGRQEIVDAVRALLSKELANGATAEQLIDAVSVEGISENLYTSGQPDPDLVIRTSGEQRLSGFLLWQSAYSEMWFTEAHWPEFRRVDFLRALRDYSARHRRFGI